The following proteins come from a genomic window of Bradyrhizobium paxllaeri:
- the sigJ gene encoding RNA polymerase sigma factor SigJ, which produces MSSNRPHDSDPLAPHRGRLLGLAYRMLGSRSDAEDVVQDAYLRFSGAQDVHNAEAFLVTVVTRLCLDRLKSAKAQREIYVGPWLPEPVFDVEGLSADAATELADDLSFALLLTLDRLSPMERAAFLLHDVFDTPFPEIAAMLDRTEASCRQLASRARRAVRDDRPAPAATPDSHARLLQAFSDAVASGDVRQLAELLREDAVAITDGGGRKFAALNPIFGADKVARFFVGLAGKIAGQDVRIAPAVINGAVGALLYLDGELDLTLSMAISGEKIAAIYVVRNPDKLRHLPATGMH; this is translated from the coding sequence ATGTCGTCAAACAGGCCGCATGACAGCGACCCGCTGGCGCCCCATCGCGGGCGCCTGCTCGGGCTCGCCTATCGCATGCTCGGCAGCCGCAGCGACGCCGAAGACGTCGTGCAGGACGCCTATCTGCGATTCTCCGGCGCACAGGATGTCCACAACGCCGAGGCCTTTCTCGTCACCGTGGTGACGCGGCTTTGTCTCGATCGCCTGAAAAGCGCGAAGGCGCAGCGGGAGATCTATGTCGGGCCGTGGCTTCCCGAGCCGGTGTTCGATGTGGAGGGCCTCTCGGCCGACGCCGCCACCGAATTGGCCGACGACCTGTCGTTCGCATTGCTGCTGACGCTGGACCGGCTGTCGCCAATGGAACGTGCCGCCTTCCTGCTTCACGATGTCTTCGATACGCCGTTTCCCGAAATCGCCGCCATGCTCGACCGCACCGAGGCGTCCTGCCGGCAACTGGCCTCGCGAGCCCGCCGCGCGGTGCGCGACGACCGCCCGGCGCCTGCGGCAACGCCTGACAGTCACGCGCGCCTCCTGCAGGCTTTCAGCGATGCGGTTGCCAGCGGTGACGTCAGGCAGCTGGCCGAATTGCTGCGGGAGGATGCCGTTGCCATCACCGATGGCGGTGGCCGTAAATTCGCAGCGCTCAATCCGATCTTCGGCGCTGACAAGGTCGCGCGATTCTTTGTCGGCCTCGCCGGCAAAATCGCCGGCCAGGATGTCCGTATCGCGCCTGCCGTCATCAATGGTGCCGTGGGCGCCCTGCTCTATCTGGACGGCGAACTCGATCTCACCCTGAGCATGGCGATCTCAGGCGAGAAAATTGCGGCTATCTATGTCGTCCGCAATCCCGACAAGCTGCGGCACCTGCCGGCTACCGGGATGCACTGA
- the rplJ gene encoding 50S ribosomal protein L10: protein MERAAKKDAVEALNGVFKTTSVAVVAHYSGLTVAQMQKLRMQMKQAGASVKVSKNRLAKIALEGTDVVAIGSLLKGPTVIATSNDPVAAPKVAMEFAKANEKFVILGGSMGKTVLDVNGVKALASLPSLDELRGKLVGLLVAPATKIAQLSTAPAAKLARVIQAHASKGEAA from the coding sequence GTGGAAAGAGCGGCAAAAAAGGACGCGGTTGAGGCGCTAAACGGGGTCTTCAAGACTACCAGCGTCGCAGTCGTCGCCCACTATTCCGGCCTCACCGTGGCCCAGATGCAGAAGCTGCGTATGCAGATGAAGCAGGCGGGTGCGTCGGTGAAGGTCTCGAAAAACCGTCTCGCCAAAATTGCTCTTGAAGGCACTGACGTCGTTGCCATCGGCTCCCTGCTGAAGGGACCGACCGTGATCGCCACTTCTAACGATCCGGTAGCGGCGCCGAAGGTTGCCATGGAATTCGCCAAGGCGAACGAAAAGTTCGTCATTCTCGGCGGTTCGATGGGTAAAACCGTCCTGGATGTGAACGGCGTGAAGGCGCTTGCCTCGCTGCCGTCGCTGGACGAACTGCGCGGCAAGCTTGTCGGCCTCCTGGTGGCGCCGGCAACCAAGATCGCTCAGCTCTCCACTGCGCCCGCGGCCAAGCTCGCGCGCGTCATTCAGGCTCATGCCTCAAAGGGCGAAGCGGCCTGA